One stretch of Meleagris gallopavo isolate NT-WF06-2002-E0010 breed Aviagen turkey brand Nicholas breeding stock chromosome 14, Turkey_5.1, whole genome shotgun sequence DNA includes these proteins:
- the SEC61A1 gene encoding protein transport protein Sec61 subunit alpha, with translation MGIKFLEVIKPFCVILPEIQKPERKIQFKEKVLWTAITLFIFLVCCQIPLFGIMSSDSADPFYWMRVILASNRGTLMELGISPIVTSGLIMQLLAGAKIIEVGDTPKDRALFNGAQKLFGMIITIGQSIVYVMTGMYGDPSEMGAGICLLITIQLFVAGLIVLLLDELLQKGYGLGSGISLFIATNICETIVWKAFSPTTVNTGRGMEFEGAIIALFHLLATRTDKVRALREAFYRQNLPNLMNLIATIFVFAIVIYFQGFRVDLPIKSARYRGQYNTYPIKLFYTSNIPIILQSALVSNLYVISQMLSARFSGNLLVSLLGTWSDTSAGGPARAYPVGGLCYYLSPPESFSSVLEDPVHAVVYIVFMLGSCAFFSKTWIEVSGSSAKDVAKQLKEQQMVMRGHRETSMVHELNRYIPTAAAFGGLCIGALSVLADFLGAIGSGTGILLAVTIIYQYFEIFVKEQSEVGSMGALLF, from the exons ATGGGGA TAAAATTTCTTGAAGTAATCAAGCCCTTTTGTGTTATCCTGCCTGAAATCCAGAAGCCAGAACGGAAG attCAGTTTAAGGAAAAGGTACTATGGACAGCTATCACACTCTTCATCTTCTTAGTATGTTGTCAG ATTCCCTTATTTGGCATAATGTCATCAGACTCAGCAGATCCATTCTACTGGATGAGAGTGATTCTGGCTTCTAATAGAG GTACATTGATGGAGCTGGGCATTTCCCCTATTGTCACTTCTGGGCTCATCATGCAGCTCTTGGCAGGTGCCAAGATCATTGAAGTTGGCGACACCCCAAAGGACAGAGCTCTATTCAACGGAGCACAGAAAT TGTTTGGAATGATCATTACCATCGGGCAGTCTATTGTCTATGTAATGACTGGAATGTATGGAGACCCATCTGAGATGGGCGCCGGTATCTGCTTGCTTATCACAATTCAG CTTTTTGTAGCTGGATTGATAGTTCTGCTCTTGGATGAGCTCCTGCAGAAAGGATACGGTCTCGGTTCTGGCATCTCTCTCTTCATTGCTACCAATATCTGTGAGACTATTGTGTGGAAGGCGTTCAGCCCCACCACGGTGAACACAGGACGAG GCATGGAATTTGAAGGTGCCATCATTGCTCTGTTTCATCTTCTGGCTACTCGTACAGACAAAGTCAGAGCTCTTCGTGAGGCCTTTTACCGTCAGAATCTCCCTAACCTCATGAATCTGATCGCCACCATCTTCGTGTTTGCGATTGTAATTTATTTCCAG GGTTTCAGAGTGGATCTTCCTATTAAATCTGCTCGCTACCGTGGCCAGTACAACACCTACCCAATCAAGTTGTTCTATACTTCAAACATTCCCATTATTCTTCAGTCTGCCCTGGTGTCAAACTTGTACGTCATCTCCCAGATGCTTTCTGCACGCTTCAGTGGGAACTTACTGGTTAGCCTGCTGGGCACTTGGTCT GACACCTCAGCTGGAGGCCCTGCTCGTGCTTATCCTGTTGGTGGACTTTGTTATTATCTGTCACCTCCAGAATCCTTTTCTTCAGTGTTAGAAGACCCTGTCCATGCAGTTGTTTATATTGTGTTTATGTTGGGTTCCTGTGCTTTCTTCTCTAAAACATGGATTGAAGTCTCTGGCTCGTCTGCCAAAGAT GTTGCCAAACAGTTGAAAGAACAGCAAATGGTAATGCGAGGCCACAGAGAAACTTCAATGGTACATGAACTAAACAG GTACATTcctacagctgctgcatttggtgGCCTCTGCATTGGTGCCCTCTCTGTGCTGGCAGATTTCCTTGGGGCAATCGGGTCTGGAACTGGAATCTTGCTGGCTGTCACCATCATTTATCAGtactttgaaatatttgtaaagGAACAGAGTGAAGTTGGCAGTATGGGAGCTCTTCTTTTCTAA